One Paenibacillus crassostreae DNA segment encodes these proteins:
- a CDS encoding YqeG family HAD IIIA-type phosphatase — protein sequence MFEMLMPKLRANTVFDIDLEDLYAKGYRGIITDLDNTLVGAKAPLAHPELIAWFELVKKTGFQLIIVSNNHLARVSAFATPLDIQFVHEARKPSLKPFQSAMKMMGLSNTETIMVGDQMLTDVFGGNRLGLFTVLVRPISVQDEGWTTRINRRVERIVLRRLRKKGLWLEEEQ from the coding sequence TTGTTTGAAATGCTGATGCCTAAATTACGGGCGAATACAGTGTTTGATATCGATTTGGAAGATCTATATGCAAAGGGATACCGGGGGATTATCACGGATTTGGACAATACGCTTGTGGGTGCCAAGGCGCCGCTTGCCCATCCTGAATTAATCGCTTGGTTTGAACTAGTGAAAAAAACAGGGTTTCAATTGATTATTGTTTCCAACAATCATCTGGCGAGAGTATCTGCTTTTGCTACGCCATTGGACATTCAATTTGTGCATGAAGCCCGGAAACCTTCACTTAAGCCTTTTCAATCGGCAATGAAGATGATGGGACTTTCGAATACAGAGACAATTATGGTAGGGGACCAAATGCTGACCGATGTGTTCGGTGGGAATCGGCTCGGGCTATTCACCGTATTAGTTCGACCCATCTCAGTTCAGGATGAAGGATGGACAACAAGAATTAATCGAAGAGTCGAGCGGATTGTGCTTAGGCGGCTTCGCAAAAAAGGATTATGGCTCGAGGAGGAACAATAA